The stretch of DNA gaatagtttgccaaagtcacacagctgttaAGTGGTAGAGCAAGAAAGCCTAACTAGACTGTCCATGCTCTTAATAGCTGCTTTATCCTGTGTGATAACTTTATAGAATTACACAGTGATAATGCCCACGTTCAAAGCACCCATGCTGTGACGTGTGTTTTAAGAATCAACTGAGGaatttccctggtggcatagtgggtttAGTATtcggcacaggctgcagctgtggtgcaggttcagtttctgtcccaggagcttccacatgctgcaggtgcagccagtcAGTTGACATAAAGAATACATGAGTAGAGCCCCTGGCAACGTGATAAGCACTCTAGATGGTGGCTTATCACAGGTCTGTACTCTTTCACCCACTGTTCCGAAACTCAAAAATACTCTGAAAACCAAACATTTTTCATCCATCTGCCACCAAACTCATTTGGTGACAAAACCTAACCTAAAGCAAGGCTATCCACGCTATGTTTTTACCCTACTGATGTCAAATTTCATACATTTCAGTGCAGAAACATTCATGCGTTCAGTTACTAGGGCTGCCCAGGCTCTCAGGAGCGGCCTCGTATACAGTGTACCGCTGTCCCTTGGTATCCGAGAGGGATGTTCCAGGACCTCCCTCCCAGGATACCAGCATCCGCAGATGCTCAAGGTCCTTGTATAGAATGATGTatttgaagttcccttgtggctcagcgagttaagggtctggcatcatcactattgtggctcaggtcactactatgatgcaggttctatccctagcccagaaatgtccacatgccctgggcacagccagtAAAAATGACAATGATGTAGTATTTGCGTGCAGTCTACACACCATCTTCCTGAACATGGTAAATCATCTctggattacttataatacctaatacaatgtaaatgccacATAAATAGTTACAGGCAGGCAGTAagttcaaggttttttttttttttttttggtcttttgtccttttttagggctgcacccaaagcatatggaggttcccaggctaggggtctaatcggagccgtagccgtaggcctacaccagagccacagcaacgccagatccaagctgcgtctgcgacccacaccacaggtcacggcaacaccggatccttaacccactgaacaaggccaaggatcgaacccgcaacctcatggttcctagtcggattcgtttctgctgcgccacgatgggaactcccaaattcaagttttgctttttggaacgttccagaatttttttcctggatattttAGATCTCTGATTAATTGAATCCATAGATGCAGAACCTGAAGTTATGTACTGTATGTACTTTCAGACCAACTCTATCAAATCCCAAAATATCTGCATTCTGGAAAGCCTTTGATATTGAGGGTTTCAGATGGGGATTTGTCAATACTATAGTGGCAGCTCCGTAGAGATGTAGCCTTCCCTAGGAGAATAACAGGTGAAACCCCCTTTCCCCTTCTAGAGATTGTTCCTCTAGAGCTAGAATGTTAGGTGACAACCTCTAGGTTGGGTTGAACAGCctgagcctgattttttttttttttttttttttggtctttttagggtcgcaccctcggcatatggaggttcccaggttagggatccaattggagctgtagccgcccgcctacaccacagccacagtcacaccaggtccaagccatgtctgtgacctacctgcaactcacggcaacgccagatccttaacccacttagcaaagccagggatcgaactcgagtcctcatggattctagtcaggttcattaactgccgagccacgataGGAACGCCAAGCCTGAGCTTGGTTTGATTGCTCTTATTATCCTCCAGCTCCCAAGAATATACAGAAACCCCACCCACACTCCCGAAAACTCTCCTATATAGTCAAAAATCCCCTTTTCTTTAATTCCTGTAACACAAACGAAATAGGCTGacctattcaaattttttttctttggcatccaccaataaaatttattgactGTATCACAGTGCAAAGTTACTAACATCATGAATAACTGAAGTTATTTTCTTCAATTGCATTCAATAGAGAGAAAACTTACATCAAAGTCAATATAATGTTCTACATGACTTCACTCAAAAAATTTAAGCAGTGAaccttgatttttaaagaagaaagtaaaatggtaTAGTTTACTGTTGCCTTCTTTCCAGCTTTCACTAAGTGCTAACGAGTACCACTTAAGTGTCTTATTTGAGTATGAAGTATTTATAAGTTTCTACATATTAAGATTTCTTTAAGCTTCATATCAAATGAGTTGTAGATCTGCTTAAAGTATGGCTTCTcctttaaagaaggaaagaaggctgACGAGGGAGGGAGTCGGGGGTGGCTTCAAACGTTGGTCGTCACGAGGCTTGAGGCTTGTTTGCAttactattcagattttttttctttaacttaaaaCATGGAGAAGAGGTTTACAAAGTGCAGGCACCTAACTCCACAGTTGACGTTGTACATGGCGAGAGAGCAGAGTGCCCGGAGGCAGATCTCAGACCTGGTCCAAGTTCTGACTCTGTCACTGACAAACTGTGTGACAGGGACATGCGGCTCAGCCTGTGTGAACCCATTTTGCCTCTCTAAAGTTGAGGTTGTGACAAGTAAATGAGGCAAGCACTTGGTGCAGTTTTGGTACTCATTAGATGATAAGTGCTGTTAATTCTCATTCTTGTATTATTCAAttaaggcttttcttttcttttctttttttttttttaagggcctcacttttggcacatggaggtgatgttcccaggcctgggatccaattggaactgtagctgccagcctatgccacagccaagcaatgccagatttgagccttgtctgtgacctacaccacagctcacagcaatgctgaatccttaacccactgagtgaggccagagatcgaacctgtgtcctcatggatactagtcagattcgtttccactgagccgcaaggggaactcctcattaaagCTTTTTGAGTAACAAAAATGTCCCTCGTGGTATGGTAGGTGCTTCCTTCATTGTACCAAATGCCAAGGAGCATGTGGGGTTGGTGATATGATTccgtttacagatgaggatgcaGGGCCCAGAAGGTTCAGGACCTTGCCGAAACCTCACCTATGCTCAGGTCACTCCCAAGCCCTCTCAGGCCTTCCTTCTCCTGGTCCCCTGCCAGCCTTACCACCAGGTGGCCTTCTAACTCCTTGTTGGAAAGGCCCCTCTCTAGAGACCAATCTGGcttcaaatgcaaatattttctttgaacgGATGACCCAGAATCTTCTGGGGAAGTGAGGTTTCCCCTCAGTTCCCATGTGAGGTCGGAGGGATGTGCCATTTCACACTAGATTGGCTGGGCCAAGTTGTCACACCCAGTGAGATGCCAGGGCATGGCCACTACCTTTGGGTAACATGTCACGGGGAGGTGGTCTTCACTGTCAGAGACGCCTGTGTACACACACCTTAGTCCTACAGTGACCATTCTCCACATACAGCAAGAATGAGTGAGTGTTGAGAAACAAAAGGTCATTTTCTTAGAGACTGCAAAAAAAGTAAGTCCAAAGCCAGcttggtgtttttcttttaagtgtaGCATTCACGGCCCTTCTGCTCTGTGCACACACTCTGTTAGACATTTCCCGCCCGGTGCCCACTTTGATCTGCTCAGGAGAAGGCGGCTGTGGGCCTGCTTCACAGATGACTGGGCCATCCGCTTATGTTCCCTTTGCCtttccagccctgcctcccacagACACCCACAGACCCTCGCCTCCTGCCACGAGGCTCTGTCTTCAGTGACCCCCGGCTGTTTTCAGCAAACCTGCCCATCTTTTATCTGCCTCCTTCCTGTTGCCTTCCTATCCGCCCTGCTGTTTTCCACCTCGCTGAGTTATTCTTCCTCCCCAGCCCAACCCAAgtcccacctcctcctggaagccctcTCCAGCCACCCACCCACTGTTGCCTGTTCTTCTTTCACACCGTGGTCGTCACTCAAACTTCTGATACTGGCGTTTTTTTCAAAGCATGTTGTATCAATTAGTATGAGCATCTCACTAGGTAGAAATCACATCTCATTATGGGGAGAAGAGCAGTGCTTCCATCACTCAGATGAAGGACTTTGTACtccacaaagtttttttttctcccccacacTTATTTTTCCCAATATAAAAGTACAACacgttggagttcctattgtggctcagccggttaagaactcgacatagtgtccttgaggattcaggttcgatccctggcttcgctcagtgggttaaggacccagtgttgctgtaagctgcagcataggttgcagatgtggccagaatctggaatttctgtggctgtggcatatacccgctgctgcagctccaattagacccctagcctgggcacttccatatgccacaggtgcggccctaaaaagaaaaaaaaaaaaaaaaaacagttcccgtcatggcgaagtggttaacaaatccgactaggaaccatgaggctgtgggttcaatccctggccttgctcagtgtgttagggatcgggcgtggctgtgagctgtggtgtgggttgcagatgtggcttggatcccacgttgctgtagctgtgatgtaggccggctgcagctccgattagacccctagcctgggaatctccatatgacgcaggagaggctcaaaaaaagaccaaaaaaaagtacaatgtGTTAGTTGAAGAGTGTAGGGAAAAGTTGATCTATGCTGCTAAATTGGTGGTAAAGTTGGCATTTCAAATCACTGGATGGGATGTGGTGAGCTATTTAATAACTGTTACTGAACCGTTTGGCTTTGCTGGGGAGAAACAGAGTCTTATCTCATGCCCAACTTAGAAGTAAATTACAGCTGAGAAACACCTAAATAGGACAGGACAGGAAGAGTTCATACCAAATTCATGGGAGGATTTGGTAGGGGAGTGGAAATTGGAAGACAGCATCAAAGAAAACTTTAGCTTTGTCtatgatgattttatttctttaaaatcaaatgaaaataatttaacatacCTCGTGGTAGAAATAGGGGTGCTGATCGTACTATACTttgtgcttttttcattttttaaaatatttctaaaaataaacatagtagaagaaaacacaaagacaataTCTTGGGGTGGAGAAAAACCCTcctaagaatgaaataaaagtcaaaagctataaaagaaaatattggtaagatttaagtacataaaaattttttgaagacagatggaagaaaatatttgtaatatgtgTAACAGACACAAAAGGTTGTTATCTATGCTGTATAAAGAGCTCTCATGAAAGTTCCcgttttggcacagcagaaacgagcctgactggtatccatgaggatgcaagtttgatccctggcctcactgggtgggttaaggatccggcgttgcggtgagctgtggtgtgggttgagatgcagctcgaatctggccaGCAGCTGTCACTCCTCttggaccccttgcttgggaactcccatttgcctcaggtgcggccctaaaaaaagacaaaaaaaaaaaaagctctcataTCTACACATATGATTTCCAGAAGAAAAGTGGGCAGAAATTACAACTTATTCACAATAAACACTAAGAgccaaaaatcatatgaaaaagaaaaaaatttcattcataaagttgtttttttaacctGTCAATGAGCAAAATTGAAAGGGTCGGTGATACTCAGATTTGATAAAGGATGACACAGGTGCTCGTATTCTTGATGGGGTATACATCGGCACAAACTTTTTGAAAGCAGTTTGGCAAAATTGCATGTACGGTTTgactcagaaattccacttctgagaaTCTGCCCCACAGAAGTACTGTCAGGAGTCCACAGAGATGTACGCATAAGGCCGATCATTTGTGGAAACAAAGACTTTCTATTGGGGGTGGGAAGATTTGTTTGTTTCATACACACAGTAAAACACtacacagtcataaaaaaagaatgaggtagacTGTGTACTCCTGTGGAAAATATAAGTGAggtgttaagtgaaaaaagtaagTTTCCAAATAATACACAGCGGTCTGGTCCCCTGTCTCTGAGGAGGAattgtcgtgtgtgtgtgtttctatgcaCCAGTCTGGGACTGGAAGCGAACACAGCAAACTCAAAATTaaatccatttttccttctttaaaaagaaaagaaaagttcatATTAATGATGTccttttcacattaaaatatcaGCTAAGATTGGGGGAAAGCCACCCATAGTCCTGCCACCCAGAGACTAGAATTTTTTACATATTTCCTTCCAGTCTACTCTTTTCAACAATGGGatttgggtttttgggttttttgtgtctttttgccttttctggggttgcttctgcggcatgtggaggttcccaggctaggggtctaatcggagctgtagctgccagcctagccagagccacagcaactcgggatctgagctgtgtctgcaacctacaccacagctcatggcaacaccagatccttaacccactgagcaaggccagggatcgaacccgcaacctcatggttcctagtcggattcattaaccactgaaccacaacgggaactcctttttgggtttttgtttgtttctttgtttgtttacaCACTTGCGATCAGATCCTATATACAATTTTGCAACCAGCTTTTTCCACCCAGAAACATAAATGTTAGTGCCTATTTAATATTCTGTACCAGATTTTACTCATCATGTTTTATAGTTGGACAAGGGTTTACTCCTTAGGAGCTATGAATTAAAAGCCTCCTGTCCAAGCCTGAGCTCCCACCCATCCTCACACCTGCTGTGAACCCTGATAGGGAATAAGCTGTTGGGACAGTTTGGGAGGGCTTGTGACAGGTCACATCAGTTCTAAAGAGAAGTGCCCCACCTGTCATCCTGATGTGGTTTGGGCGACGCTCAGGCGTGCCAGGAGATGGGTGGGGGCAGTGGGTCTTGGCCAGCCGAGGCCGAACCCATTCTGCCTTCTGCCTTCCATAGTAGTGACAGGGCAACccttcctctgtcccttcctcttgCTGGGTACCCGGTATGTCCTGGTACCCCGGAATAAAGATTCAAAGAGTGCTGGCCCACTTCCTCCTGCCCTAGGAAGAGAAAGTAGGTCCACAGGAAGGGAGAGTGCCTCACTCACCCTCCTCTGTCCTAGGAGCACAGAGGTGGTTGGTAGCTGTGGCCAGGGGCATGGCTGGCCAGTGTTAGGGTCCTGGGTGGGCAGTGAAGTGAGCAGCATGGCACTCAGCTGATGCTGGAGTAGATGCGTTGTGGTCAGGGCTCAGGAAGAGGGGAACTCAGGGATGTCAGTCCCTCCGTGTTCCCCCAGCCTCTGGGTGGGACCCTCTCTTAGCCCCGTTCCCCTGCCTTGAGTCAGCAGTAATTTGCTTTGCTGCTGGGAACGTTTCTGTGGTTCAAATTCATTGCTGGTCTCTCTCTacctctccatctccctcccagCATCCCCAGTGTAAGGCTGGCTGAGAGAAAGTCCCCTGAAAATATTGATCTTATTCAGTTTATTGAAAAGTGACATAAAGAGATAAATCTATTATGTATTTAGATATTTATAATGGTATAGAGTAGGGTGTTCAGGTATTTTACCAGTCTGAAGAATATAGTTCTGGGTGAGAAACACAAAAGGTATATAAAGTGACACTATTTTCAAGCCAAAAATGGAATACACAGTCAAGGTTTTTGACATCACCCTAGGCGGCTGGAGGCAGGCCAGAAAGACATACTAGAGCCCCCAGGACACTAAATCAGTTTTTGCAGACACAGGTCAGAATCTTTTAAATCACCACACTTACCATGCACGTGGTAAACTATCAGTAAATACTTGTCAGTGGTGCGATTTCCTGATACCCAGGAGGCATCCATGTGGGCAACCCTTTCACTGGTCTGAGACCAAGGGAGTGAGTGGCCAGCAGGATTCAAGATGGCGGCCCTGCCAAGACGAGGGAGCCCCAGCGAACTCTGCTCACTGCTCTCCCACCCACAGCCTACACGGATTTCTTCCTGCCACTGCTGAGTCGCTGTCCCTCTGCCATGGGAATAAAGAATAAGGATGGGGAGACCCCTGGGCAGATTCTGGGCTGGGGACCCCCCTGGGATTCTgctgaagaggaggaagaagatgaggCTTCCAAGGAACGGGAGTGGAGACAGAAACTGCAGGGAGAGCTGGAGGACGAGTGGCAGGAGGTCATTGGAAGATTCGAAGGTAAGGAATCCGTTTCCACCCACAGCCACTCCCTTCCCTGCTGCACGGATGCTGCCACTGGCTTCCTGCGCCCCCTTCCTCTGCTGCCCTGCCTCTCTGGCCCATCTCCTTTTCACTGCCTGTCCCCAACCACCCCCTCCTGCCCTACAAACAGATGATGCTTCCCACGAGACCCAGGAACCCGAGTCCTTCTCAGCCTGGTCAGATCGCATGGCCCGGGAACATGCCCAGAAGCGCCAGCAGCAGCGTGAGACAGAGGGAGCCTGCCGACCCCCACGGGCTGAGGGCTCCAGTCACAGCTGGCGGCAGCAAGAGGAGGAGCAGCGGCTGTTCCGAGAGCGAGCCCGGGCCAAGGAGGAGGAACTGCGTGAGAGCCGGGCCAGGAGGGCGCAGGAGGCTCCCAGGGACCCGGTGTCAGAGCCAGCCAGGGCCGGGCCCAGGGCAGAGCACcccagaggagcagggaggggcagcCTCTGGCGCTTCGGCGAtgtgccctggccctgccctgggggaggggacccagaggccatggctgcagccctggtGGCCCGGGGCCCCCCCTTGGAGGAACAGGGAGCTCTGAGGAGGTACTTGAGGGTGCAGCAGGTGCGCTGGCACCCTGACCGTTTCCTGCAGCGGTTCCGAAGCCAGATCGAGACCTGGGAGCTGGGCCGTGTGATGGGAGCTGTGACAGCCCTTTCTCAGGCCCTGAATCGCCATGCAGAGGCCCTCAAGTGACCCCAGGGAAAGAGCAGGGGCCTGCAGGAGCGCAGGGCAGTAGGAAGGCAAAGGTTAGAGATGGGGATGACGAAGAGGCGGCGGATGCTGAGCAGCGGAGGATGTGGGGTGGGAGCAAAACTTGTAATGAGTGGCGCGGGCTGGGGGATGTGGGCCACCACCACGGCTCCTTGACTCTGCCATTCCTAATAAGACCTGGTTCCACATCTCACTCCCGGTGTCTCCTCTGCCTTTTTCCACTGCTGTGGTTTTCATCACCCATGACATCTCCTTTCCCGTTCCGCCTGCCACAACCCACAGCGCCTGTGCACCTGCACCATGCACGCACACATGATTCGTGCCCTCGGTGGGAGACGAGAAGCCCCCTGCTtgcccacccacctgcccacaAGGGTGGCCCTAAGAAGGCCCGATTTGCCCTCCAGTCTCTCCAGTCCCTACGCTGGACTCCTCTCCACTCTTCCATCAGCGGTTGGAGAAATAGATGTGAACAGAGTCAAAAAGGGGAACAAAAGCagtttccctcccctccccaactcccCAGCCAGAACCACATCCTCCTCCCCACTTAacacccccttcccccaacacAGGGCTTTCCCTTTGCTGAGTCACTGAATGATCTGAATTGGGGGCCCGCTAGAGCCAAGGAGGTGGTGGGAGGATGGGGGATAGAAGcagaagggatggaggaagagccCTGTGGGGGAGTGGAATTTCGGTTGCTAAAATTAGGAGCGGGGGTAGGAAGTGGAAAGAGCCGAATTATGTAACCTGGGTTGTCTGTTCTTGGGCAACCAAGGATCCACACCCAAGGCCATCCCTCCGCTGTAGCTTCTCAGTCCTGGGTCTCCTCCTCCAGGCCTCTCAGCTCCCTCCATCCAGCTTCTGCCCCCATCCCGAGCCCTGGGCCTCACCCGTCTTGGCCTTCTAGATGAACATGGCCTTTTCCTAAGGTTGAGGAAGAGGTCCTTGCAGGGTGCAGGGAGAGGGGGCACCATCCCTCCACCGTTCATACTCAGTCCCACTCCAGCCCTGGGAACTGGGATGGGAAGCCGCAGGCAGCACCAAGCCCCACCGCCATCCTGCAGGACAGAGCAGGGACCTCGGCAGAAAgaaagggcaggggtgggagagcACTGGCATGTGTGGGCACGGGCACAGTGCACACGTGTCTGCCTCGGGGAATCTTGCGGGTCAGAACTCATTGTTCAGGTTTGGAATGGAGTGCTGCTCTGCATGGGAGAATCCCAGGAGTGGAAGTGGAGGGCACAGGGGACAGGGAGAGGAAGCCTCTGGATGCTGGGACCACAGGGTGGGCGAGAGACCCTCGGAGGAGTCCGAGAGCCAAGAGGCCCCAGGTCTCCAAGGGACCAGGCAGATGttcagagggcaggaggaggaagggctggtGAGAAAGATCCTGTGAGAGGAAGCTGCTGTGATTCAGAGAAAAGACTGCAAGCTGTGAGCAACCCAGGCGTCCGGTTCCTCTCACAGGCCGGAGATTTCGGAAGTGGCATGCAAAGAGCTCGGATTCGGAgtgggggctggggttggggttaGGATCCCTAAACGGGGGGTCGAGGGGTAAGCAACAGAAAACTTGGGTGTCCAGATGTGTCCCTTCACTCAGGAGGCTTTTGTCTGGTTTCCAAGCACATCGGTTGCCCCCCTGTAAGAGTCACATAAAACCAAAGCCGAATAAGCCCTGACACCTGGCCCCCCCAGGCCTCCCTCTTTTCAACGTCTCTCCCTGGTGTCTGGCCCCCAGCCCTGTTGGGGGTTCCCCTGAGATGAGGGCTGTTCACTTTCTCTGACCACACCGTTTCCGCTTCTGTGTCTCTTATTTCCTAGGCTGATAAAAATACTGAGCCCTAGAGGCCCTGGCTTCCTCTGACCCCCCGGGGCCAGGCAGCAGGCATCCTGTCCACCacggttgggggaggggggaccagGGATCCCCAAGGGATGACTCAGTGCCTACCATGAAACGCTGGGGAGGTGGAAGTGTGTGTAACGTAGCTTGCTCTCTAGAGCTGGAGCAAGGAATTACTTCTCAGTGGAGGGTGCATTGGGGTTCAGGTAGAGAAAGAAGGTTGGGAATGAGACTGGTGAGATCGATGGGGGGGTGAAGTTGGGGGATTGGGGTTGGGGCAGGTTTGGGTTAAGCTAGGAAAAGGGTCTGGGAGGGACTCTGCCATGCAGTTCAGCCGAGCATCCAGGAGCCCAGAGATAAATTCAAACTTTGCTTCAGTTTACCATCCAATAGGGGAGGCGGGCCCACACTAATCCACCCATTTGAGGCCTGCCGAGTGAATGCCAGAGTAGGGTTCAGTGGCTATAGCGAAAGGGGAGGTACACCCCATCTGAGAGCACCCAGGGGTCTCTGAGGGAGGAGTGGGCATTTGATGAAAGGGTAGGAtttctgtgggaggaggtgaaggCAAGCGCTCTAGAGATCAGTGAAAAGGCTGGAGCAgaggcgggcgggggggggggggtccggAAACAAAGGATGTGCATTCGGGAAAGATGAATGCCCCCGAGGAAGGTGAAGCACGGGGGTGAGAGAGCATGTGTGGAAGAAAGGACCCAGAATGTCCGGCTAAGGGATTTGGACTTCATCCCGTGGGCTGTGGCACTGTGTCAGCCGTGAGGAGGAGGGAAAACAGGGGTGTGGCATGGGTACTAGCAAAACAACTGCCATTTGGGGACACAGACTGTGTTAATCTACATACTATGCGTTAACCAAGCCCCTTTTCCTAATGTCAGAATCCAGCCAGCAAATGTTCaaaagcggggggtggggggtgggggtgggtctccatcacacagatgaggaaacccaggTGCATAAGCGTACTGTAACTTGATCGCCGTCACACAGCGAAAAAGCAGAGGCATTAGCATTAAACTCATCTGACTCCAAAACGCGTGTACTTTCTGCTTAGGTTCCAGTAGCTACAAGAGGCATTAAAGGAAGGAACAGATCTTATAAACTTTGagagggtgggagttcccatcgtggctcaggttcatgaaccccactagtacccatgaggacgcaggtttgattcctggcctctctctgtgggttaaggatctgacgttgccatgagctgtggtgtaggtcgcagacgtggctgggatcccgcatgcctgcagctgtggctgtagtgtaggctggcggctacagctccgattagacccctagcctgggaaccactatatgccatgggtgcggccctaaaaaaaaagacaaaagactatatatatatatatatatatatatatatatagtctttatatatatataatatatatatagactatatatagtctttatatatatataaaacattttaaaaataaataaatacaatttaacaaATAGAAAAACTTGGAGAGGTAAGTTGTTCAGACATGCCAATTGATTGATGGTGGGAGCAAGGGAAGAGGAGTCTTAGACGGCTCCGAGTTTAGAGCCAAGGGTATAGGAAAGAAGATGGTTCCCTAAACCAAGGAGGGGAAAGATGAGTTAATTTCAGACATACCCTCAGTAAATTTTTATTAAGCACCTGATAGGAGCAGAGCGCTCTGATAGACGATaggtataaaagaaataaagtcactGCCCTCAGGGCTTGCAGTCTAATGATCTGTGACTACATGTGACAATGGGAGGTACACCTGCTTAGAGTAATAAAGGCCTGCTGAGTTTGAGGCGTTAGCATGACAC from Sus scrofa isolate TJ Tabasco breed Duroc chromosome 7, Sscrofa11.1, whole genome shotgun sequence encodes:
- the NFKBIL1 gene encoding NF-kappa-B inhibitor-like protein 1 isoform X2, whose translation is MASTSRRQRRERRFRRYLSAGRLVRAQALLQRHPGLDVDAGQPPPLHRACARHDAPALCLLLRLGADPAHQDRHGDTALHAAARQGPDAYTDFFLPLLSRCPSAMGIKNKDGETPGQILGWGPPWDSAEEEEEDEASKEREWRQKLQGELEDEWQEVIGRFEDDASHETQEPESFSAWSDRMAREHAQKRQQQRETEGACRPPRAEGSSHSWRQQEEEQRLFRERARAKEEELRESRARRAQEAPRDPVSEPARAGPRAEHPRGAGRGSLWRFGDVPWPCPGGGDPEAMAAALVARGPPLEEQGALRRYLRVQQVRWHPDRFLQRFRSQIETWELGRVMGAVTALSQALNRHAEALK
- the NFKBIL1 gene encoding NF-kappa-B inhibitor-like protein 1 isoform X1; amino-acid sequence: MSNPSPQVPEGEASTSVCRPKSSMASTSRRQRRERRFRRYLSAGRLVRAQALLQRHPGLDVDAGQPPPLHRACARHDAPALCLLLRLGADPAHQDRHGDTALHAAARQGPDAYTDFFLPLLSRCPSAMGIKNKDGETPGQILGWGPPWDSAEEEEEDEASKEREWRQKLQGELEDEWQEVIGRFEDDASHETQEPESFSAWSDRMAREHAQKRQQQRETEGACRPPRAEGSSHSWRQQEEEQRLFRERARAKEEELRESRARRAQEAPRDPVSEPARAGPRAEHPRGAGRGSLWRFGDVPWPCPGGGDPEAMAAALVARGPPLEEQGALRRYLRVQQVRWHPDRFLQRFRSQIETWELGRVMGAVTALSQALNRHAEALK